A window from Triticum aestivum cultivar Chinese Spring chromosome 6D, IWGSC CS RefSeq v2.1, whole genome shotgun sequence encodes these proteins:
- the LOC123143210 gene encoding transcription factor ILR3 produces the protein MMDGGGGVGDPVEEFLIGGAGDGGEDSLAAFCDGGLGIEDVRGGDSGLGHSNLGKRGRDEPSPSGPKSKACREKMRRDKLNDRFLELCSVMNSGKHTGVEECSASNPGKNAKLDKASILSDATRMLTQLRGETEKLKESNVNLRETIKDLKAEKNELRDEKLSLKAEKERLEQQLKAASAAPTGFAPHMPYPAAFHPAVFPPFAPPYQVPANKGAPVPAAFPGMAMWHWLPPTAMDTTQDPKLWPPNA, from the exons atgatggacggcggcggcggcgtcggagaCCCGGTCGAGGAGTTCCTCATCgggggcgccggcgacggcggggaGGACTCCCTCGCCGCCTTCTGCGACGGAGG ACTTGGGATTGAGGATGTGCGCGGAGGTGACTCTGGTCTCGGGCACTCTAATTTGGGGAAAAG GGGCAGAGATGAACCATCTCCATCTGGTCCAAAGTCAAAGGCTTGCCGCGAGAAAATGCGGAGGGATAAACTGAATGACAG GTTTCTTGAATTATGCTCGGTTATGAATTCTGGCAAGCACACTGGTGTTGAAGAATGTTCGGCTAGCAATCCTGGGAAGAACGCTAAGTTGGATAAAGCAAGTATCTTGAGTGATGCAACTCGTATGTTGACACAACTCAGAGGCGAGACCGAAAAGCTGAAGGAATCAAATGTGAATCTTCGAGAGACAATCAAGGACCTTAAG GCGGAGAAGAATGAGCTCCGAGATGAGAAGTTGAGCCTGAAGGCAGAAAAGGAAAGGCTGGAACAACAACTCAAAGCAGCAAGTGCTGCTCCTACAGGATTTGCTCCTCATATGCCTTATCCAGCTGCGTTCCACCCCGCAGTATTCCCTCCATTTGCACCACCTTATCAAGTCCCAGCCAACAAAGGCGCTCCGGTCCCCGCTGCATTCCCTGGAATGGCGATGTGGCACTGGTTGCCCCCAACTGCCATGGACACAACTCAAGACCCAAAGCTTTGGCCGCCGAATGCTTAG